DNA from Salmo salar chromosome ssa24, Ssal_v3.1, whole genome shotgun sequence:
aaacttctgacccactgggaatgtgatgaaacaaataaaagcttaaataaatcattctctcttctattattctgacattttacattcttaaaataaagtggtgattctaactgatcTAAAACAgctaatttttactaggattaaatgtcaggaattgtgaaaaactgagtttaaatgtatttggctaagttctatgtaaacttccgacttcaactgtatcataaATGTCATATGTAGGCATACACACTAGGATAGGATAGATCttaccaggtgtaacagtgtccCAGAAAAATGGCCAAAGCAAAGACTCCAATTGATCCTCCAGCAAAAAGCGATGAAACCTTCATTATGTAGGATTTATCTGCCAAACGAGAGAGAACATCATGCAACATCAATAAAACAATCTGATTAAACCACAACAGTGGGCTAAATATGACAAAAGGAACCCTTACCTCTCACTTTTGCCCAAATAACACAAGAGTGCTTGAAAGCCTAGAAAATAGTTCAAATGGCACATACAGAATGACTAATTATTAATGCAGGAGTTCTATAAGATCAACAAGCATTATCAATAATCATTTGTTAAAGATGACCTTCAAAACTGCTATTCCTTTTATATGAATAAACTTCACATATCATTTATTTCCAATGCATAGCAGTTAGTCTTACCCCTCCCCATTGACTGACAGCTCGTAATATGACGTAATAGTCTCTGCCGTTCTGTAAAGGAGCATTGTAGAACCCTCCATAGTAGTGTCCATCGCCCAATGTCAGGTTCATCTCTTTCCCTATATCCCTCAGATGGAGCTGGGCAGTGATGTACTGTCCATGGGGTTTCCTCTGACTGGAGAAGTCTGGGGTCTTCGGAGAGCTGCAGTCAAACACAAGAGTCCCCTCCAGTGGCAACACAAACACCTGGTAGAAACTGTAAACCCAGGAACAAAAGAGAAAAGGATTTGTGTCGTAATAGCCAGACCTCAGTGGGCAAATTTCAAGATACAAAATCAGCTTTTAGTACGGGAGAGCGTTGGAGGTAAAATTATGAATTACCTAATTGGGTCCAGAGTGTTAACTGATCTGCGTAGCCACAAAGTGGGCAATGGAGCCTCAATTTCCCTGTATAAAATCTCTGGGGCTTGAGGCACTATAAGATGAGAAGGTATTGACACATTTAACAACATTGGATTTCATATCCAAGTCAAAGTCAATATTCTTCTCCATGTTTCTCATAATATCTTCAAATATTTATTAATCAAATTGTCATTGTTAGTCAAGGGTGTTTGTAGTGCACCTTGTAGGCTGGTGTTTGTTGTGAGTGTGGAGGTGAACCTGGCAGACAGTGCAGTGATGCTGATGGTGTAGTTGGTAACAGGCAGCAGGTTCAGGCAGATCTCAGGGTGGTCTGATGTGGAGCTGAGGAGCTTCTTCCTCTTGTCATGGAATGACCTTTGATAGGCCCTGAATCCCACAAATGCTATCTGTTACATACAGGTAGACAGATCAAATAATGATGGTCAAGGTGTATGCAGCTCAGAGAGCACTTTTTATAATCAATAATATTATCATATTTTAAGGTCCTTGTTAAGGTAAACTTACTCTGTAATTCTCTGTGTCTTCTTCATACTTGTCTGCTTTCCAACGCAAACATTTTTCATTAAAGACAACCAAGTCGCTGATGGCAGGCTTGATTTCTGGTAGTCACAAGGGATGAGAAAcaatgtgttaaaaaaaaaaagtgaaatgaaaaaaatcacTGATTTACACTAATTCCTTCCACATACTAAAAGGTTTTTCAAATGAACTATAGTTCACAGATTTATGAATGCATACCTCTGCATCGCATTGTGGCAGCTTGCCACTTCCCAGTGATGTCACAAACAGAGGTGTTTCTTCCTCTCCAGCTGTGGAATCCTTCCAGACAACGATGGAACACAACACTTGTGTTCTGCAACACCACCTCTGTATTGACCAGAGCAGGGGCCGGTCCACATGTAGCTGTCAAAACAAGGTGGATCAATTGAATTATGTGACGATTACCATAAAAGATTAGATTACACTGCACAGTatacctatttttttttttacattttacattttagtcatttagcagacgctcttattcagagcgacttacagtagtgaatgcatacatttcatttcatttcataatttttttttctgtgctggccccccgtgggaatcaaacccacaaccctggcattgcaaacaccatgctctacctactgagctacAGGGACGGCTGTACACAAATACTAGTCTTGATTATTTTGTTGCAACATATTCATGATCATGATTAAACATTAATTTACAACCCATTACCCAATACATCATTACCCCCTTCTGGTACAGAATAGTAAGTGCTGAAAGCACATCTACTACATAGGTGGGCGCATTCATGATAGATATACAACATCAATTTGAATGTGAGCACTTTGACACAATATAATGAGTTCACGGGAGTAACTGTTACAGTGTGCCCGCACAGACAATTGATCATGCAGCAGAATAGGGTTTGCTTCAGAGTGAGATATTGTTACCGTACCTTTGcatattattgaaacaattcCCCACTGTCCTGATGATGTACATGTTGAGAGACTATTTCCTCCCTCCTGGTAAAATCCATCCTTACATACATACTCAATCACACTGCCCAGGACAGTTGTATTGTCCCACAGCATGTTAGTATGGGGAAGGGTTAGTGGAGCCCCACAGTTTAACTCTGTTCACAGAAATCAGTTGAGGTTAGTTTGGTTAAACATAACGAGACAAAAACACTACTGTACATGTTCAAGTTATTCAAGCAAAATGACtcatacagtacaataacaaAGCAAATGTGCATTTGAATATaaatgaaaatacatgtatttgaaaGACCTTCATTATATTGCTGGTAGTAGAAATGCACCTTCACATTGAAGTTCTATATCCTCCCAAAGTCCATTCTCTCCACACTCAGTATAACATTTCCCACTCGTGGAGTAATATCCTTCAACACATTGGTAATAAACCACACTACCAATCAACGATGTCCGGTCCCATAGCATCTTAGCATGGGATATAAACACTGGCTCCCCACAGTCAATCTCTATAATTTTAAAAGGGGATAGTGGTTATATAAGAATTGGTATCATATGTAATTGTTATTAATGTGTCATGACCACACAGAAATTACTAATATAATACCTTCACATATAAAAGATGTCTGGTCCCACTGTCCATTGGCAGTGCATACTGATACATTTCCCTCTCCCACATTGTAATATCCAGAGTTACACTGATAAAGCACCTCAGAGCCTATCCTGGTGCTCTGATTCCACAACATTACTGAGTGAGGGAGGGCAGGGGGCAAGCCACAGTAAACCTCTGAGAGGCAAAGCAATGACATTGACCAGTGACCATTCCTAGATGCAGTACATGATAACATTTTTCTCTACAAACAAAACACTCATCCATCCACATGTTAAATACATGAATGAATGCAAAAATCTAAATGAAACCTTGCTAGGAGGAAAACACTTATAAATTGTACCTTCACAAACAAGACTTGGGCCCTTCCACACACTTTCTGCCCCACAAACGGAGGAGTTCTCCCCGCTTTTCCAgaagaatccctcagagcagccAAATGTAGCCACGCTGCCGTAACGTGTTCCTGTGGCTGACAGCTGGACTGCATTCAGAGCCGAGGGAGGCTGCCCACAATCAATGGCTACACATGGAGAAAAGGACAACACTACAGATACCATACTTTTTGATAACACTACTGTCATTCTGCAAATGTTCTATAAATCATTGAATTATCCAGGTGCTCTGATCTCATAACATTACTGAGTgagggagggcagggggagaATTACAGTCAACCTCTAGAGAGAATGGTTGAGATAACAGATTGTTCACCAGGATATTTGTATAGGAAGGAGATTTGGCCTCTGATATGAttcatacatacattacacaACGTCTCAAAGGAGGTTTAACTAGAGAACATGTGAAAAAGTCATATACATTACCTTTACATGACAATGTTGCCTTTGTCCAGTAACCGTCTTTAGTGCATTGGGAAatatctccccccctctctctatgaaATCCCTCTTTACAGTAAAACAGCACAGTGCTGCCAGGGTTTGTGCTGCCATTCCACACCTGTCCAGTGTGGGGCAGTATAGGGGGATCACCACACATTATTTCTAAGGGGGAAAGCAGTATGGAATTGATTATGTGTATCCTGGATGTAAAGCATAAGAAACATTTAGATTTGACTTTCAACACTTTCATTTCAACCACAGGTCTTATCTTATGAAGACATGTGGCTATTTATCAATAATGCTTTGTTTCTACTACTGTATCAGGGTGCTAAAAACCATGTATTTCTCATCATTTCATCTCTGTCAGTGTACGTAAGAaatgttcagttacctttgcatgaTAATGTTGCCTTTGTCCAGAAACCATTTTCTGTACAGTAGGAAATattacctcctccctctctataaAATCCCTCTTTACAGTAAAACAGCACAGTGCTGCCAGGGTTTGTGCTGCCATTCCACACCTGTCCAGTGTGGGGCAGTATAGGGGGATCACCACACGTTACCGCTACAAAGAGAAAGCATTACAACAGTGTGCAATTTCTGCACATTTCCATCAAGCAGACATTAATATCATACATTTTGCACACACAATATAATTCATGGTATGGTCATCATGGCCTCTGAGGTATTTGTTAAAGCACTTGGGTAATTCAGTTATGGGTTAGTTATGGATAACTTGTAAGGTATTGATTGCAGGTGGTAATGTTGAGAGGGAAGATGTATTTTACCTTCACATAGAAAATATGTCTGGTCCCACTGTCCATTGGCAGTGCATACTGATACATTTCCCTCTCCCACATTGTAATATCCAGAGTTACACTGATAAAGCACCTCAGAGCCTATCCTGGTGCTCTGATTCCACAACATTACTGAGTTAGGGAGGGCAGGGGGCAAGCCACAGTCAACCTCTACACAGAGAATGAGACAATGGTTGAGATAACAGATTATGCACCATGATATTTGGATAGGCAGTAGATTTAGCCTCTCTGATATGATTCCTA
Protein-coding regions in this window:
- the susd1 gene encoding sushi domain-containing protein 1 isoform X10; its protein translation is MYWRTALVILAFLTLAITEMRVTGQTLDVCATCHPNATCEEKVDGTGKACNCMYGFVGNGRTYCQDKNECQIGANKICGQHTACHNTYGSYYCTCLAGYSPSNNMAIFIPNDGTRCQDINECRVQGICGEGGKCTNMQGYFNCLCQVGYQVHNGAEPFHPHQDKALCKAIDCGQPPSALNAVQLSATGTRYGSVATFGCSEGFFWKSGENSSVCGAESVWKGPSLVCEEVDCGLPPALPHSVMLWDQSTRIGSEVLYQCNSGYYNVGEGNVSVCTANGQWDKSALLCEEITCGDPPILPHTGQVWNGSTNPGSTVLFYCKGGFYREGGENISQCTRDGYWTKATLSCKEVDCGLPPALPNSVMLWNQSTRIGSEVLYQCNSGYYNVGEGNVSVCTANGQWDQTYFLCEAVTCGDPPILPHTGQVWNGSTNPGSTVLFYCKEGFYREGGGNISYCTENGFWTKATLSCKEIMCGDPPILPHTGQVWNGSTNPGSTVLFYCKEGFHRERGGDISQCTKDGYWTKATLSCKAIDCGQPPSALNAVQLSATGTRYGSVATFGCSEGFFWKSGENSSVCGAESVWKGPSLVCEATCGPAPALVNTEVVLQNTSVVFHRCLEGFHSWRGRNTSVCDITGKWQAATMRCREIKPAISDLVVFNEKCLRWKADKYEEDTENYRIAFVGFRAYQRSFHDKRKKLLSSTSDHPEICLNLLPVTNYTISITALSARFTSTLTTNTSLQVPQAPEILYREIEAPLPTLWLRRSVNTLDPISFYQVFVLPLEGTLVFDCSSPKTPDFSSQRKPHGQYITAQLHLRDIGKEMNLTLGDGHYYGGFYNAPLQNGRDYYVILRAVSQWGGAFKHSCVIWAKVRDKSYIMKVSSLFAGGSIGVFALAIFLGHCYTWFCKKTRQSS
- the susd1 gene encoding sushi domain-containing protein 1 isoform X1, with product MYWRTALVILAFLTLAITEMRVTGQTLDVCATCHPNATCEEKVDGTGKACNCMYGFVGNGRTYCQDKNECQIGANKICGQHTACHNTYGSYYCTCLAGYSPSNNMAIFIPNDGTRCQDINECRVQGICGEGGKCTNMQGYFNCLCQVGYQVHNGAEPFHPHQDKALCKAIDCGQPPSALNAVQLSATGTRYGSVATFGCSEGFFWKSGENSSVCGAESVWKGPSLVCEEVDCGLPPALPHSVMLWDQSTRIGSEVLYQCNSGYYNVGEGNVSVCTANGQWDKSALLCEEITCGDPPILPHTGQVWNGSTNPGSTVLFYCKGGFYREGGENISQCTRDGYWTKATLSCKEVDCGLPPALPNSVMLWNQSTRIGSEVLYQCNSGYYNVGEGNVSVCTANGQWDQTYFLCEAVTCGDPPILPHTGQVWNGSTNPGSTVLFYCKEGFYREGGGNISYCTENGFWTKATLSCKEIMCGDPPILPHTGQVWNGSTNPGSTVLFYCKEGFHRERGGDISQCTKDGYWTKATLSCKAIDCGQPPSALNAVQLSATGTRYGSVATFGCSEGFFWKSGENSSVCGAESVWKGPSLVCEEVYCGLPPALPHSVMLWNQSTRIGSEVLYQCNSGYYNVGEGNVSVCTANGQWDQTSFICEEIDCGEPVFISHAKMLWDRTSLIGSVVYYQCVEGYYSTSGKCYTECGENGLWEDIELQCEELNCGAPLTLPHTNMLWDNTTVLGSVIEYVCKDGFYQEGGNSLSTCTSSGQWGIVSIICKATCGPAPALVNTEVVLQNTSVVFHRCLEGFHSWRGRNTSVCDITGKWQAATMRCREIKPAISDLVVFNEKCLRWKADKYEEDTENYRIAFVGFRAYQRSFHDKRKKLLSSTSDHPEICLNLLPVTNYTISITALSARFTSTLTTNTSLQVPQAPEILYREIEAPLPTLWLRRSVNTLDPISFYQVFVLPLEGTLVFDCSSPKTPDFSSQRKPHGQYITAQLHLRDIGKEMNLTLGDGHYYGGFYNAPLQNGRDYYVILRAVSQWGGAFKHSCVIWAKVRDKSYIMKVSSLFAGGSIGVFALAIFLGHCYTWFCKKTRQSS
- the susd1 gene encoding sushi domain-containing protein 1 isoform X13: MYWRTALVILAFLTLAITEMRVTGQTLDVCATCHPNATCEEKVDGTGKACNCMYGFVGNGRTYCQDKNECQIGANKICGQHTACHNTYGSYYCTCLAGYSPSNNMAIFIPNDGTRCQDINECRVQGICGEGGKCTNMQGYFNCLCQVGYQVHNGAEPFHPHQDKALCKAIDCGQPPSALNAVQLSATGTRYGSVATFGCSEGFFWKSGENSSVCGAESVWKGPSLVCEAIDCGQPPSALNAVQLSATGTRYGSVATFGCSEGFFWKSGENSSVCGAESVWKGPSLVCEEVYCGLPPALPHSVMLWNQSTRIGSEVLYQCNSGYYNVGEGNVSVCTANGQWDQTSFICEEIDCGEPVFISHAKMLWDRTSLIGSVVYYQCVEGYYSTSGKCYTECGENGLWEDIELQCEELNCGAPLTLPHTNMLWDNTTVLGSVIEYVCKDGFYQEGGNSLSTCTSSGQWGIVSIICKATCGPAPALVNTEVVLQNTSVVFHRCLEGFHSWRGRNTSVCDITGKWQAATMRCREIKPAISDLVVFNEKCLRWKADKYEEDTENYRIAFVGFRAYQRSFHDKRKKLLSSTSDHPEICLNLLPVTNYTISITALSARFTSTLTTNTSLQVPQAPEILYREIEAPLPTLWLRRSVNTLDPISFYQVFVLPLEGTLVFDCSSPKTPDFSSQRKPHGQYITAQLHLRDIGKEMNLTLGDGHYYGGFYNAPLQNGRDYYVILRAVSQWGGAFKHSCVIWAKVRDKSYIMKVSSLFAGGSIGVFALAIFLGHCYTWFCKKTRQSS
- the susd1 gene encoding sushi domain-containing protein 1 isoform X8, whose amino-acid sequence is MAIFIPNDGTRCQAIDCGQPPSALNAVQLSATGTRYGSVATFGCSEGFFWKSGENSSVCGAESVWKGPSLVCEEVDCGLPPALPHSVMLWDQSTRIGSEVLYQCNSGYYNVGEGNVSVCTANGQWDKSALLCEEITCGDPPILPHTGQVWNGSTNPGSTVLFYCKGGFYREGGENISQCTRDGYWTKATLSCKEVDCGLPPALPNSVMLWNQSTRIGSEVLYQCNSGYYNVGEGNVSVCTANGQWDQTYFLCEAVTCGDPPILPHTGQVWNGSTNPGSTVLFYCKEGFYREGGGNISYCTENGFWTKATLSCKEIMCGDPPILPHTGQVWNGSTNPGSTVLFYCKEGFHRERGGDISQCTKDGYWTKATLSCKAIDCGQPPSALNAVQLSATGTRYGSVATFGCSEGFFWKSGENSSVCGAESVWKGPSLVCEEVYCGLPPALPHSVMLWNQSTRIGSEVLYQCNSGYYNVGEGNVSVCTANGQWDQTSFICEEIDCGEPVFISHAKMLWDRTSLIGSVVYYQCVEGYYSTSGKCYTECGENGLWEDIELQCEELNCGAPLTLPHTNMLWDNTTVLGSVIEYVCKDGFYQEGGNSLSTCTSSGQWGIVSIICKATCGPAPALVNTEVVLQNTSVVFHRCLEGFHSWRGRNTSVCDITGKWQAATMRCREIKPAISDLVVFNEKCLRWKADKYEEDTENYRIAFVGFRAYQRSFHDKRKKLLSSTSDHPEICLNLLPVTNYTISITALSARFTSTLTTNTSLQVPQAPEILYREIEAPLPTLWLRRSVNTLDPISFYQVFVLPLEGTLVFDCSSPKTPDFSSQRKPHGQYITAQLHLRDIGKEMNLTLGDGHYYGGFYNAPLQNGRDYYVILRAVSQWGGAFKHSCVIWAKVRDKSYIMKVSSLFAGGSIGVFALAIFLGHCYTWFCKKTRQSS